From Aliarcobacter butzleri, the proteins below share one genomic window:
- the argB gene encoding acetylglutamate kinase, producing the protein MAQTNPKVQTLIDAIPYFKKFYGKTIVIKYGGSAQTSDDLKEKFAQDIVLLTLLGIKPVVVHGGGARITELLNKLEIPSSFVDGYRVTCKESMRVVEMVLSGEINKNIASLLNFHGAKAIGISGKDSGIIKAVPKDGGKFGYTGDITSVNGELINNLIKEGFIPVIAPIANGDEANHPGFNINADVAACEIAMALKAQKVIFLTDTIGVLNKSGELIQTLDKANVEMFKKDGTIAGGMIPKVDSCIEAIHNGVNKAHIIDGRVEHSILLELFTSDGIGTQFIRVDNPNNGIDIEKLLNKQD; encoded by the coding sequence ATGGCACAAACAAATCCAAAAGTTCAAACTCTAATAGATGCTATTCCATATTTTAAAAAATTCTATGGAAAAACGATAGTTATAAAATATGGTGGATCTGCACAAACAAGTGATGATTTAAAAGAAAAATTTGCTCAAGATATAGTTTTATTAACTCTTTTAGGAATAAAACCTGTTGTTGTTCATGGTGGCGGAGCAAGAATTACAGAACTTTTAAATAAACTTGAAATTCCATCATCTTTTGTTGATGGATATAGAGTTACTTGTAAAGAGAGTATGAGAGTTGTTGAAATGGTTTTAAGTGGAGAAATTAATAAAAATATTGCTTCTTTATTAAATTTTCATGGTGCAAAAGCTATTGGAATTTCAGGAAAAGATTCTGGAATTATAAAAGCAGTTCCAAAAGATGGTGGAAAGTTTGGTTATACAGGAGATATAACTTCTGTAAATGGCGAACTTATAAATAATCTAATAAAAGAGGGATTTATTCCTGTAATTGCACCAATAGCAAATGGAGATGAAGCAAATCATCCAGGATTTAATATAAACGCTGATGTTGCAGCTTGTGAAATAGCAATGGCATTAAAAGCTCAAAAAGTTATATTTTTAACTGATACAATTGGTGTTTTAAATAAAAGCGGTGAATTAATTCAAACTTTAGATAAAGCAAATGTTGAAATGTTTAAAAAGGATGGAACAATTGCTGGTGGAATGATACCAAAAGTTGATTCTTGTATTGAAGCTATTCATAATGGTGTAAATAAAGCACATATTATTGATGGTAGAGTTGAGCATTCAATTTTATTAGAGTTATTTACAAGTGACGGAATTGGAACACAATTTATCAGAGTTGATAATCCAAATAATGGTATTGATATCGAAAAATTATTAAACAAACAAGATTAA
- a CDS encoding Rieske 2Fe-2S domain-containing protein, producing the protein MSNKTNRRDFIGYSFAAVAAVGGAASLVGMKQVWDPLPSVLAGGFTEIDLSSVKAGEPETFTWRGKPIFVLKKTAEMENSDRDLIIGNDRYTVAIGLCTHLGCIPAWKKDKWKCACHGGEFNPSAKNVFGPPPRPLDLPPFEVKGTTIVLGNEGPEYQKIAATLKA; encoded by the coding sequence ATGTCTAATAAAACAAATAGACGAGATTTTATTGGTTATTCATTTGCTGCAGTTGCTGCGGTAGGTGGTGCTGCGTCTCTTGTTGGAATGAAACAAGTATGGGATCCACTTCCAAGTGTTCTTGCAGGTGGATTTACTGAAATAGATTTATCTTCAGTGAAAGCGGGTGAACCAGAAACTTTTACATGGAGGGGGAAACCAATCTTTGTTTTGAAAAAAACTGCTGAGATGGAAAATAGTGATAGAGATTTAATAATTGGTAATGATAGATATACTGTTGCTATTGGTCTTTGTACTCACTTAGGTTGTATTCCTGCTTGGAAAAAGGATAAGTGGAAATGTGCATGTCATGGTGGGGAATTTAATCCTAGTGCTAAAAATGTTTTTGGACCACCACCTAGACCGCTAGATTTACCTCCATTTGAAGTAAAAGGAACTACAATCGTTCTTGGTAACGAAGGTCCTGAATATCAAAAAATCGCTGCAACGTTAAAAGCATAA
- a CDS encoding cytochrome b, with protein sequence MAKFEKANSVGEWLDQRLNLTTFNKVMMTEYWIPKDINFLWAMGVLLATTFGILVISGLFLMMYYKPDVNLAFDSVNYTIMQEVAFGWLFRHMHGVAASVVFLIIYIHMFTGIYYGSYKQGREMIWISGMLLFMTFSAAGFSGYMLPWGQMSYWAAMVITNLFGGVPVIGDALVVWIRGDFNVADATLTRFFMLHVFLLPITIMGIIGLHFYTLRIPHVNNQSSDEFDFDAEAEKYLSGNKKESKVIPFWPVFISKDLAVLGIFLIFYFYLVFFHYNFAMDPVNFDPADSMVTPAHIYPEWYFLWSYEVLRGFFFDIAGIKAFDIGLMAFAFANGIFLVLPWLDRDPKILPAHRRPAFFIWFWLLMVDLIVLTVYGKLPPTGANAWVGFFAAVTFILLFIVLPIITKIDAKRRGTL encoded by the coding sequence ATGGCAAAATTTGAAAAAGCTAACTCTGTTGGAGAATGGTTAGACCAAAGATTAAATCTAACTACATTCAATAAAGTTATGATGACTGAATATTGGATTCCTAAAGATATAAATTTCTTATGGGCGATGGGAGTTTTACTAGCTACTACTTTTGGTATTTTAGTAATTTCTGGACTATTTTTAATGATGTATTACAAACCAGATGTTAATTTAGCGTTTGATTCTGTTAACTATACAATTATGCAAGAAGTTGCATTTGGTTGGTTATTTAGACATATGCATGGTGTTGCAGCTTCTGTTGTATTCTTAATTATATATATTCACATGTTTACAGGAATTTATTATGGTTCTTATAAACAAGGAAGAGAAATGATTTGGATTTCAGGTATGTTATTATTTATGACATTCTCTGCCGCTGGATTCTCTGGATATATGTTACCTTGGGGACAAATGTCTTATTGGGCTGCAATGGTTATTACAAACTTATTTGGTGGAGTTCCTGTTATTGGTGATGCTTTAGTTGTATGGATTAGAGGGGATTTCAATGTTGCTGATGCTACATTAACAAGATTCTTTATGTTACACGTATTCTTATTACCAATTACTATTATGGGAATTATTGGTTTACACTTCTATACTTTAAGAATTCCTCACGTTAATAATCAATCTTCTGATGAATTTGATTTTGATGCAGAAGCTGAGAAATATTTATCTGGAAATAAAAAAGAATCAAAAGTTATTCCTTTCTGGCCAGTATTTATCTCTAAAGATTTAGCGGTACTTGGAATTTTCTTAATTTTCTATTTCTACTTAGTATTCTTCCATTATAACTTTGCAATGGATCCAGTAAACTTTGATCCAGCTGATTCAATGGTAACACCAGCTCACATTTATCCTGAGTGGTATTTCTTATGGTCATATGAAGTGTTAAGAGGTTTCTTCTTTGATATAGCTGGAATTAAAGCTTTTGATATTGGATTAATGGCATTTGCTTTCGCTAATGGTATTTTCTTAGTATTACCTTGGTTAGATAGAGATCCAAAAATTTTACCAGCACACAGAAGACCAGCATTCTTTATTTGGTTCTGGTTATTAATGGTAGATTTAATTGTTTTAACTGTTTATGGTAAATTACCTCCTACAGGTGCAAATGCATGGGTTGGATTCTTTGCTGCAGTTACATTTATTTTATTATTCATTGTACTTCCAATAATTACAAAAATTGATGCAAAAAGAAGGGGAACACTATGA
- a CDS encoding 16S rRNA (uracil(1498)-N(3))-methyltransferase: MQFTYDEFCGNESLEIKDEVYNYLIKARRHKIDDEIYFRNLKDEYIYLYKISFIDKKKALLNLLSKEEKVLENEKKLHLGWCIVDPKTIEKYITSLNEIGIEKITFIYSDFSQKNFKINIEKLEKILINSSSQCGRSSIIKLEICKNLDEFMKKNDEVYFLDFSTTSIDEKKENIKTLVIGCEGGFSKNERDKFNKNFIVGFDSNLILRSETAIISASSKIIL, encoded by the coding sequence TTTTGTGGAAATGAATCTTTAGAAATAAAAGATGAAGTTTACAATTATTTAATAAAAGCTAGACGGCATAAGATTGATGATGAAATCTATTTTAGAAATTTAAAAGATGAATATATTTATTTATATAAAATCTCTTTTATTGATAAGAAAAAAGCTCTTTTAAACTTACTTTCAAAAGAAGAAAAAGTTTTAGAAAATGAAAAAAAACTACACCTTGGTTGGTGTATAGTTGATCCAAAAACTATTGAAAAGTATATAACATCTTTAAATGAAATTGGAATTGAAAAAATCACTTTTATCTATAGTGATTTTTCACAAAAGAACTTCAAAATAAATATAGAAAAACTAGAAAAAATACTTATCAATTCTTCTTCTCAGTGTGGTCGTTCGAGTATTATTAAATTAGAAATTTGTAAAAATTTAGATGAATTTATGAAAAAAAATGATGAAGTTTATTTTCTTGATTTTTCAACTACTTCAATTGATGAAAAAAAAGAGAATATAAAAACTTTAGTTATTGGTTGTGAAGGTGGATTTTCTAAAAATGAAAGAGATAAATTCAATAAAAATTTTATTGTTGGATTTGATTCAAACTTAATACTTCGTTCTGAAACAGCAATTATTTCTGCTAGCTCAAAAATTATTCTTTAA
- the thrC gene encoding threonine synthase has product MNFIETRGNDGIKPVEVPFSEAILNPSTSFGGLYVPKYLPKLEENFIQNHVNKSYKELAYDILKAFEIDIDENEIKKALDLYDNFDDASNPCPVVKVKEDLFVHEQYHGPTRAFKDMALQPFGSILSSIAKKRDEKYLILAATSGDTGPAALNTFKNKENIQVVCLYPDGGTSDVQRLQMVCEDGKNLKVLGIKGNFDDAQNALKNLLASKTFKEELEKDNIKLSAANSVNFGRIIFQIIYHFWSYIQLLKQDEITFGEKIYLVVPSGNFGNVLGAFYAQEMGLPIEKLLVASNENNILTEWINTGIYDIRNKELKLTKSPAMDILKSSNIERVIYSLFGANRTKELMEELNKNNIFEMSKKETEQLQKYFSAIYSNDTFGAKTIKEFLDIGYLMDPHTATCIKAYNELKEKPLKTVIYSTAEWTKFSPTVLNALNENSTKYADKEALEEISLKYNATLPQSIKDLFTAKVNHSLVINKEDIETQIVKFIREL; this is encoded by the coding sequence GTGAATTTTATAGAAACAAGAGGAAATGACGGAATAAAACCTGTAGAAGTTCCATTTAGTGAAGCTATTTTAAATCCAAGTACATCTTTTGGAGGGCTTTATGTACCTAAATATTTGCCAAAATTAGAAGAGAATTTTATTCAAAATCATGTAAATAAAAGCTACAAAGAACTGGCTTATGATATTTTAAAAGCTTTTGAAATTGATATCGATGAAAATGAAATCAAAAAAGCTTTAGATTTATATGATAATTTTGATGATGCTTCAAATCCTTGTCCAGTTGTTAAGGTAAAAGAAGATTTATTTGTTCATGAACAATATCATGGACCAACACGAGCATTTAAAGATATGGCATTACAACCTTTTGGTTCAATTTTAAGCTCAATTGCAAAAAAAAGAGATGAAAAGTACCTTATTCTTGCTGCCACTTCAGGAGATACAGGACCAGCTGCATTAAATACATTTAAAAATAAAGAGAATATTCAAGTAGTTTGTCTTTATCCTGATGGTGGAACAAGTGATGTTCAAAGACTTCAAATGGTTTGTGAAGATGGAAAAAACTTAAAAGTCTTAGGAATAAAAGGAAACTTTGATGATGCTCAAAATGCTCTTAAAAATTTACTTGCTTCAAAAACTTTTAAAGAAGAGTTAGAAAAAGATAATATTAAATTAAGTGCTGCAAATTCAGTAAACTTTGGAAGAATTATATTTCAAATAATTTATCACTTCTGGTCATATATTCAACTATTAAAACAAGATGAAATTACATTTGGTGAGAAAATTTATTTAGTTGTTCCAAGTGGAAACTTTGGAAATGTTTTAGGGGCTTTTTATGCACAAGAAATGGGCCTTCCTATAGAAAAACTTTTAGTAGCATCAAATGAAAACAATATCTTAACTGAGTGGATAAATACAGGAATTTACGATATTAGAAATAAAGAACTAAAACTTACAAAATCTCCAGCAATGGATATTTTGAAATCTTCAAATATTGAAAGAGTGATTTATTCACTTTTTGGAGCAAATAGAACAAAAGAGTTAATGGAAGAGTTAAACAAAAATAATATATTTGAAATGAGTAAAAAAGAAACAGAACAACTACAAAAATATTTTTCTGCTATTTACTCAAATGACACTTTTGGAGCTAAAACGATTAAAGAATTTTTAGATATTGGATACTTGATGGATCCTCATACTGCAACTTGTATAAAAGCATATAATGAACTAAAAGAAAAACCTTTAAAAACTGTTATTTATTCAACTGCAGAATGGACAAAATTTTCGCCAACTGTGTTAAATGCTTTAAATGAAAACTCTACAAAATATGCTGATAAAGAAGCTTTAGAAGAAATTTCATTGAAATATAATGCAACTTTACCTCAAAGCATTAAAGATTTATTCACTGCAAAAGTTAATCATTCTTTAGTAATAAATAAAGAAGATATTGAAACTCAAATCGTAAAATTTATTAGAGAATTATAA
- a CDS encoding c-type cytochrome — MRELKILAVVIVLTLITYWGVEPFAHSQMHPHVSPANFNFAAADKDSAKEGIEKAEKALAEAEKAGVEKAIHSAKTDLEAKKTFEKEINDFWASNEESIKATGDVANGETLVTTNCTACHSIESKGFPQIMDNASAGAAYGVTPPDLGTAGKLYTKEYLVAFVKNPALASKTSHKFVDGKVHPMPGYDWMPAQDVADIVAYLQSIAPKEMTNKEVFHDACQRCHDIKYADMKGKTMSSFTAHSDIKAYMGKLPPDLSQYIRSRGHEYLETFVNDPQKQLEGTAMPRVGLSEESQKQVISYLEEVGDSKKVQREELGPKFLIYLVVFAIFAFLWKASKWRDVH, encoded by the coding sequence ATGAGAGAACTTAAAATTTTAGCAGTAGTAATAGTTTTAACACTAATTACTTACTGGGGAGTTGAACCATTTGCTCACTCACAAATGCACCCACATGTATCTCCTGCAAATTTTAATTTTGCTGCAGCTGATAAAGATTCAGCAAAAGAAGGTATTGAAAAAGCTGAAAAAGCTTTAGCTGAAGCAGAAAAAGCTGGAGTTGAAAAAGCTATTCATTCAGCAAAAACTGATTTAGAAGCTAAAAAAACTTTTGAAAAAGAGATTAATGATTTCTGGGCTTCAAATGAAGAGTCTATTAAAGCAACTGGAGATGTAGCTAATGGTGAAACTTTAGTTACAACTAACTGTACAGCTTGTCATAGTATTGAATCAAAAGGTTTCCCACAAATTATGGATAATGCAAGTGCAGGAGCAGCTTATGGTGTAACTCCTCCTGATTTAGGAACTGCTGGAAAATTATATACTAAAGAATATTTAGTTGCATTTGTTAAAAATCCAGCTCTTGCTTCAAAAACATCTCATAAATTTGTAGATGGAAAAGTTCATCCAATGCCAGGATATGATTGGATGCCAGCTCAAGATGTTGCAGATATTGTTGCATATTTACAATCAATTGCTCCAAAAGAGATGACTAATAAAGAAGTTTTCCATGATGCTTGTCAAAGATGTCATGATATTAAATATGCTGATATGAAAGGTAAAACTATGTCTTCATTTACAGCACATAGTGATATTAAAGCTTATATGGGTAAATTACCTCCTGATTTATCTCAATATATCAGAAGTAGAGGACATGAATATTTAGAAACATTTGTTAATGACCCTCAAAAACAACTTGAAGGTACAGCTATGCCAAGAGTTGGTTTATCTGAAGAATCACAAAAACAAGTAATCTCTTATTTAGAAGAGGTTGGAGATTCTAAAAAAGTACAAAGAGAAGAGTTAGGACCTAAATTCTTAATCTATCTAGTAGTTTTTGCAATATTTGCATTCTTATGGAAAGCAAGTAAATGGAGAGATGTTCACTAA